In Chloracidobacterium sp., the following proteins share a genomic window:
- the cobO gene encoding cob(I)yrinic acid a,c-diamide adenosyltransferase → MLNTGDGKGKTTAAIGTMVRAAGRGLKCCMVQFMKSKTDRYGEHESFEKLGIEVHTMGAGFTWDTQDKSVDIKTSEETWALCVEKMRSNEYDLLVFDELLYVLSYGFLDIDAVIAEIKLTREAQPHLHLILTGRNVDDALAKLIDEADLVTEMREIKHPFHAGIYAQQGIEF, encoded by the coding sequence ATGCTCAACACCGGCGACGGCAAGGGCAAAACGACGGCCGCTATCGGCACGATGGTCCGCGCCGCGGGCCGCGGACTCAAATGCTGCATGGTGCAGTTCATGAAGTCCAAAACCGACCGCTACGGTGAGCATGAGTCCTTCGAGAAACTCGGTATCGAGGTCCACACAATGGGTGCAGGCTTCACCTGGGACACGCAGGATAAGAGCGTCGATATCAAAACGAGCGAGGAAACATGGGCCTTGTGCGTCGAAAAGATGCGCTCAAACGAATATGACCTGCTCGTCTTTGATGAGCTGCTATACGTGCTGAGCTATGGATTTCTCGACATCGATGCCGTGATCGCTGAGATAAAATTGACGCGCGAGGCTCAGCCGCACTTACATCTCATACTAACCGGCCGCAACGTCGATGATGCCCTCGCGAAGCTAATTGATGAAGCCGACCTCGTGACAGAAATGCGCGAGATCAAACACCCGTTTCATGCGGGCATTTATGCTCAGCAGGGAATTGAGTTCTAG
- a CDS encoding bifunctional oligoribonuclease/PAP phosphatase NrnA, producing MLSQVVELIEKKNKFAITTHIKPDGDGVGSSLGLYWLLRSLGKDADVLVRGDVPPAYRSLPGAESIRDVAHVNGHYDAVFVIECSDIDRPGIDGLDKQFTINIDHHATSEHFGSINWIDSTASAVGEMIYNLCKAIGGKITKDIAECVYMALVTDTGSFHFPNTSDRTLKVASELIKAGAKPYEIGEAVYYNYPWSRIELMRQVLATVRRDESGKIAMLRQTLAMREAADAVDGDNNGFVNIPLSAKDIQAVVYMREIGPDKYRASLRSKGDINVAKVAERFGGGGHKNAAGLGIEGDWDTKEAEIVAALAEAIDTVA from the coding sequence GTGTTAAGTCAAGTAGTTGAGTTAATTGAAAAGAAGAACAAGTTTGCCATCACCACGCACATCAAACCCGATGGCGACGGCGTCGGCTCTTCGCTGGGTCTGTATTGGCTATTAAGGTCACTCGGAAAAGATGCTGACGTCCTTGTCCGCGGCGATGTGCCGCCGGCATATCGCAGCCTGCCGGGTGCCGAGTCGATCCGCGATGTCGCCCATGTCAACGGTCATTATGACGCTGTCTTCGTGATCGAATGCTCCGATATCGACCGCCCCGGCATCGACGGGCTCGACAAGCAATTCACCATCAACATTGACCATCACGCAACGAGCGAGCATTTCGGCTCGATCAATTGGATCGATTCGACCGCCTCGGCCGTCGGCGAGATGATCTATAACCTCTGTAAGGCCATCGGCGGCAAGATCACAAAGGACATCGCCGAGTGCGTCTATATGGCGCTCGTCACCGACACGGGCTCGTTCCATTTTCCGAATACGTCCGACCGCACCCTCAAGGTCGCATCCGAACTCATCAAGGCCGGGGCAAAACCGTATGAGATCGGTGAGGCTGTCTATTACAACTATCCGTGGTCACGCATCGAACTGATGCGGCAGGTGCTCGCTACCGTGCGACGCGACGAATCGGGCAAGATCGCAATGCTTCGGCAGACGTTGGCGATGCGCGAGGCTGCAGATGCCGTCGATGGCGATAATAACGGCTTCGTCAACATTCCGCTCTCTGCGAAGGACATTCAGGCGGTGGTTTACATGCGCGAGATCGGCCCCGATAAATACCGCGCCAGCCTGCGTTCCAAGGGTGATATCAATGTCGCCAAGGTCGCCGAACGCTTTGGCGGCGGCGGCCACAAGAATGCAGCCGGCCTTGGTATCGAAGGCGACTGGGACACGAAAGAGGCAGAGATCGTCGCGGCCCTGGCTGAGGCGATCGACACGGTTGCATAG
- the rbfA gene encoding 30S ribosome-binding factor RbfA produces the protein MRRPERLAERLKEEIAEVVGFELDDPRLETVTVTDVTVADDLRDAKVYVLVRGSDDEVETALKTLRHASTFVRQQVAMDLDLRHAPHLHFVRDTAEENASRVGDILGSLEIKAEDEKEEG, from the coding sequence ATGCGTCGTCCGGAACGCCTTGCCGAGAGGTTGAAAGAAGAGATCGCCGAGGTCGTCGGGTTTGAGCTCGACGACCCACGGCTAGAAACGGTGACCGTTACAGATGTAACGGTTGCGGACGATCTCAGGGACGCAAAGGTTTATGTCCTTGTTCGCGGCAGCGACGACGAGGTCGAGACCGCATTGAAAACTTTGCGACACGCATCGACGTTCGTCCGCCAGCAGGTGGCGATGGATCTCGATCTGAGGCACGCACCGCACCTCCATTTTGTGCGTGACACCGCCGAAGAAAATGCCTCGCGTGTGGGCGACATCCTGGGCAGCCTTGAGATCAAGGCAGAGGATGAAAAAGAAGAAGGATGA
- the infB gene encoding translation initiation factor IF-2 gives MATGKGTIRIYDLAREVKQDTKRVMEDLRREGADVSVASNSVSHDLAEKVRNKYFPKVEAAPKRAIKVIKKSSKPVEEAPVEPEVEPTPEEVVEEPKPVKKAAAPKEEPAAPTKQVKKLAKKPVTEVPEPEAEPEIAPAKPSVKKLVKTKVAEPAPEPVESEPAEPAEAEAPAAEPVAPRGTTVKRLTLSPDAIKQGIKAGDRLVSDGPTKTGSLAEGARSPYRGTPGETSAPQMTYTPPADNRRRPGRSGGRRGRPEDKGKFAERDIDAPQKRSIEERILDQVGVIDNENLKVVRLVEGATVREFAEALNITPRDIVQLLIKRGIFATLNQPIGEKMATEMAFEYGIDLSFVPFEEMVIEEEFEELIAADADDVEFSRAPVITVMGHVDHGKTSLLDAIRSDNVAEGEAGGITQHIGAYSVYVPNPDKQGEERRVVFLDTPGHEAFTMMRARGAKATDIVVLVVAADDGVMPQTIEAVEHSKAAGVPIIVAINKIDKPDANPDKVKQGLAGLGLQPTDWGGDTEMVPVSAKKKENLSTLLETVLLQADILELKASPTRRASGVVLEAKLDKGRGPVATALVQQGTLHVGDPFIVGQFSGKVRAMISDRGETVTEAAPATPVEILGLQGVPQAGDTFQVVADVERAQDIAHQRQMHARQAAMLKTTKRGIESLGQAEIKELLVILKADVQGSVEVLRATLEKLSTEKVKVRVIRAGVGAINESDVLLASATQTEETGTAVVIIGFNVRPEARAADVARQEEVDIRLHSIIYKVEEEIKAAMIGMLDAIEKEAVLGKALVQEIFKVSRIGTIAGCRVTDGLIRRQAKARLIRDGVVTWEGDIAALKRFKDDVNEVKNGFECGISLVNFNDIKVGDEIEAFVIEKIAATEL, from the coding sequence ATGGCAACTGGCAAAGGCACCATCAGGATCTATGACCTCGCACGTGAGGTGAAGCAGGACACAAAGCGTGTCATGGAAGACCTGCGCCGTGAGGGAGCCGATGTGAGCGTGGCGTCAAACTCCGTGAGCCACGACTTGGCCGAGAAGGTCAGGAACAAATATTTTCCAAAGGTCGAGGCCGCTCCGAAACGGGCCATTAAGGTCATTAAGAAGAGCTCAAAGCCGGTGGAAGAGGCACCTGTTGAGCCCGAAGTTGAACCGACGCCCGAGGAAGTGGTCGAAGAGCCCAAGCCGGTCAAGAAAGCGGCCGCCCCTAAAGAGGAGCCCGCGGCGCCGACAAAGCAGGTCAAGAAACTGGCCAAGAAGCCGGTGACGGAGGTGCCTGAACCCGAGGCTGAGCCTGAGATCGCGCCCGCGAAGCCGTCCGTCAAAAAGCTCGTCAAGACAAAGGTCGCAGAACCCGCACCTGAACCGGTCGAATCGGAGCCGGCTGAGCCTGCCGAGGCTGAGGCGCCGGCGGCCGAGCCCGTGGCTCCGCGCGGCACGACGGTCAAGAGGCTTACACTCAGCCCCGACGCCATCAAGCAGGGCATCAAGGCCGGTGATCGACTAGTTAGCGATGGACCGACCAAGACAGGCAGTCTTGCCGAGGGTGCCCGGTCGCCGTATCGCGGAACGCCGGGCGAGACAAGCGCTCCGCAAATGACCTACACGCCGCCGGCGGACAACCGGCGACGCCCGGGCCGTTCGGGCGGACGCCGCGGCAGGCCTGAGGACAAGGGCAAATTTGCTGAACGCGATATCGATGCTCCGCAGAAACGCTCGATCGAGGAGCGTATTCTCGATCAGGTCGGGGTAATCGATAACGAGAATCTCAAGGTCGTTCGCCTCGTCGAGGGGGCGACCGTGCGCGAGTTTGCCGAAGCCTTGAACATCACGCCGAGAGACATCGTTCAGCTTTTGATCAAACGGGGCATCTTTGCGACTCTCAACCAGCCGATCGGCGAGAAAATGGCGACTGAGATGGCGTTTGAATACGGCATCGACCTTAGCTTCGTGCCATTCGAGGAAATGGTCATCGAAGAGGAGTTCGAGGAGCTTATTGCCGCGGACGCCGACGATGTGGAGTTCTCACGAGCCCCGGTCATTACCGTGATGGGCCACGTCGACCATGGAAAGACCAGCCTGCTTGATGCGATCAGGTCGGACAATGTGGCCGAGGGCGAGGCCGGCGGGATCACCCAGCACATTGGGGCATACAGCGTATATGTGCCGAATCCCGACAAACAGGGCGAGGAACGTCGGGTCGTTTTCCTCGACACACCGGGCCACGAGGCGTTTACCATGATGCGTGCCCGCGGAGCCAAGGCGACGGATATCGTTGTTCTCGTCGTGGCCGCCGACGACGGCGTCATGCCGCAGACGATCGAGGCCGTCGAGCATTCAAAGGCCGCCGGCGTGCCGATCATCGTCGCGATCAATAAGATAGATAAGCCGGACGCGAATCCCGACAAGGTCAAACAGGGCCTTGCGGGCCTCGGCCTGCAGCCGACCGATTGGGGCGGCGATACGGAAATGGTACCCGTTTCGGCGAAGAAGAAAGAGAATCTGAGTACGCTGCTCGAAACCGTTCTCTTGCAGGCCGATATTCTGGAATTAAAGGCCAGCCCAACGCGTCGAGCGTCCGGCGTTGTTCTCGAAGCAAAGCTCGACAAAGGCCGCGGCCCTGTCGCGACGGCATTGGTCCAGCAGGGAACTCTGCACGTCGGCGATCCGTTCATTGTCGGCCAGTTCTCCGGTAAGGTTCGAGCTATGATCTCGGACCGAGGCGAAACCGTGACCGAGGCGGCACCTGCGACACCGGTTGAAATTCTTGGCCTGCAGGGCGTTCCACAGGCGGGTGATACGTTCCAGGTTGTCGCTGACGTAGAGCGTGCGCAGGACATCGCCCATCAGCGGCAAATGCATGCCCGCCAGGCGGCGATGCTCAAGACCACAAAACGTGGGATCGAATCGCTCGGCCAGGCTGAGATCAAGGAGCTTCTCGTTATCCTCAAGGCCGACGTTCAGGGCTCGGTCGAGGTGTTGCGTGCGACGCTTGAAAAACTATCGACGGAAAAGGTAAAGGTCCGCGTCATTCGCGCCGGCGTCGGGGCCATCAACGAATCAGACGTTTTGCTCGCCTCGGCGACTCAAACAGAAGAGACGGGAACGGCCGTTGTGATCATCGGATTTAATGTTCGCCCCGAAGCCCGCGCCGCGGATGTTGCTCGCCAGGAGGAGGTCGATATTCGCCTGCACTCGATCATTTACAAGGTCGAGGAAGAGATCAAGGCCGCCATGATCGGCATGCTCGACGCGATCGAGAAAGAAGCAGTGCTCGGCAAGGCCCTCGTTCAGGAGATATTCAAGGTCTCACGCATCGGCACGATCGCCGGCTGCCGCGTGACCGACGGCCTAATACGTCGCCAGGCAAAGGCCCGTCTGATCCGCGACGGCGTCGTCACATGGGAAGGCGACATCGCGGCGCTCAAACGCTTTAAGGATGATGTAAACGAGGTCAAGAACGGTTTTGAATGCGGCATAAGCCTCGTAAATTTCAACGACATCAAGGTCGGTGATGAGATCGAGGCGTTTGTGATCGAAAAGATAGCGGCAACGGAGTTGTAA
- the nusA gene encoding transcription termination factor NusA, giving the protein MTSSIGQSIELLCNEQGLDRELVIEAMKDAVRAAARKQFRDKTGDSVQVEWNAEEGEIEVSAEKTVVEEVEDSLTELSLVDAQEMAGDEVEIGDTLLIPLEREEMGRIAAQTAKQILVQKVREAIREKVYDEYIDRKGVLINGTVKRFERGDMIVDLGNNLEAVVPRREQSRGEMWNQGERIRVVIIDVSKELKGQQIICSRASSELLRRLFEMEVPEIYDETVVIKSAVREPGDRAKIAVTSNEKDVDPVGACVGMKGSRVQAIIKELRGEKIDIIEWSDEPSVFAANALSPAKVSQVRITDIEGRQMEVIVGEDQLSLAIGKKGQNVRLAARLVGWEIKIVSEELLKKEIAKQMGRMMASGEAVPIAALEVVNATQAETLAEKGIDDIEKLADASVDDLVDYLDLSLDEAEGIKASAAAIVKARNVEMGLDTEEEAEAEGEAAVEAEAAGSDETTGSAGDEEPADEVVAAAGEAGDVASLDEPEAEASDEAGEAASADDNNDETEEK; this is encoded by the coding sequence ATGACATCCTCGATCGGACAGAGTATTGAGCTATTGTGCAATGAACAGGGCCTCGACCGCGAACTGGTCATCGAGGCAATGAAGGATGCCGTGCGCGCGGCCGCCCGCAAGCAGTTCAGGGACAAGACCGGCGACAGCGTGCAGGTCGAGTGGAATGCCGAGGAAGGTGAGATCGAGGTCTCGGCCGAGAAGACCGTCGTCGAAGAGGTCGAGGATTCGCTGACCGAACTCTCGCTCGTGGACGCGCAGGAAATGGCTGGCGACGAGGTCGAGATAGGTGATACGCTGCTTATCCCGCTCGAACGCGAGGAGATGGGCCGCATTGCGGCGCAGACGGCCAAGCAGATACTCGTTCAGAAGGTCCGCGAGGCAATCCGCGAAAAGGTTTACGACGAATATATCGATCGTAAGGGCGTGTTGATCAATGGCACCGTCAAGCGTTTTGAGCGCGGTGACATGATCGTCGACCTCGGCAACAACCTTGAGGCCGTCGTCCCGCGCCGCGAACAATCGCGTGGCGAGATGTGGAATCAAGGCGAACGCATCCGCGTCGTCATCATCGACGTCTCAAAGGAACTTAAGGGCCAGCAGATCATATGCTCGCGTGCCTCGTCCGAATTGCTTAGGCGGCTGTTCGAGATGGAGGTGCCTGAGATCTACGATGAGACCGTGGTCATCAAATCGGCGGTCCGTGAACCGGGCGACCGTGCCAAGATCGCCGTCACGTCCAACGAAAAAGACGTCGATCCTGTCGGCGCCTGCGTCGGCATGAAGGGCTCGCGGGTACAGGCGATCATCAAGGAATTGCGAGGCGAGAAGATCGACATCATCGAGTGGTCGGACGAGCCCTCAGTATTTGCCGCAAACGCACTGTCGCCCGCAAAGGTCTCGCAGGTCCGCATTACCGATATCGAAGGCCGCCAGATGGAGGTCATCGTCGGTGAGGACCAGTTGAGCCTTGCTATCGGCAAGAAAGGACAGAATGTCAGGCTCGCGGCACGACTCGTTGGGTGGGAGATCAAGATCGTCAGCGAAGAGCTGCTCAAGAAGGAGATCGCCAAGCAGATGGGCCGGATGATGGCGTCGGGCGAGGCGGTGCCGATCGCGGCGCTCGAGGTCGTTAACGCTACGCAGGCAGAGACTCTGGCGGAGAAGGGCATTGACGATATCGAGAAACTCGCCGACGCGTCTGTTGATGATCTCGTCGATTACCTCGACCTTAGCCTTGATGAGGCCGAGGGCATCAAGGCGTCAGCAGCTGCCATCGTAAAGGCCCGCAATGTCGAGATGGGCCTCGATACCGAGGAGGAGGCCGAAGCTGAGGGCGAAGCGGCGGTGGAGGCGGAAGCTGCTGGATCCGACGAGACGACAGGATCGGCCGGTGACGAAGAGCCTGCCGACGAGGTCGTCGCGGCAGCCGGGGAAGCAGGTGACGTAGCGTCGTTGGACGAGCCGGAAGCTGAGGCGAGCGATGAGGCAGGCGAGGCAGCATCGGCAGACGATAACAACGACGAGACCGAAGAGAAGTAA
- a CDS encoding ribosome maturation factor RimP, with protein MDKQAIATRVRSIAQKAAAEANTELVQVEAAGTNRDLVLRIYIDKEKGVTLDDCAAFSQAVEAVLDAEDVIPVRYVLEVSSPGIERELYTLRDFERFTGKLAKLKTKNEIDGQKAFVGTIAGVDGDVVSFDDRSRGLMSVNYEDIAKANLKIDLGKEFGGR; from the coding sequence ATGGACAAGCAGGCGATAGCAACACGAGTCAGGAGTATTGCCCAAAAGGCCGCGGCCGAGGCGAATACCGAGCTTGTCCAGGTAGAAGCGGCGGGAACAAATCGCGACCTCGTCCTGCGTATCTATATTGATAAGGAGAAGGGTGTAACGCTTGATGATTGTGCGGCGTTCTCGCAGGCGGTCGAGGCTGTGTTGGATGCCGAGGACGTGATACCGGTGCGATATGTACTCGAAGTGTCGAGCCCCGGGATTGAGCGCGAGTTGTACACACTGCGTGATTTCGAACGGTTCACGGGCAAGTTGGCAAAGTTGAAGACAAAGAACGAGATCGACGGCCAAAAGGCATTTGTCGGCACGATCGCCGGAGTGGACGGCGACGTCGTTTCGTTCGACGACCGCAGCCGCGGCCTGATGAGCGTAAATTACGAGGATATCGCGAAAGCAAATCTCAAGATCGATCTCGGTAAGGAGTTTGGCGGTCGATGA
- a CDS encoding ROK family protein, whose product MRKVLAGDLGGTHMRLAVVDEAGSVVSPAAKELVPHAVSPDGLIDLIRTMAGNFSGEAIDAVAITAPAPAAKDFDGVLTKLPNLPSVTGMNLKAELSKVFDLPITIENDATAAAIGEAWVGATRGARDSICVTLGTGIGGGLILNGEPYRGPDGSAGELGHFSVEPDGPPCKCGSHGCVEQYASATAIVRMAAEKGLMRQNAEDVYKDWQNADERAVAVFTAMGRYLGIVLAGLINTLNPDAIVICGGASGAWDAFLPSLTDEIHLRAYPAPAARALIVRGELGDNAGLIGVARSAFLSLEACKS is encoded by the coding sequence ATGCGAAAGGTACTGGCCGGTGATCTGGGCGGAACACACATGCGGCTCGCGGTGGTTGACGAGGCGGGCTCGGTCGTTTCGCCGGCGGCCAAGGAACTCGTTCCGCATGCAGTGTCGCCCGATGGGCTCATAGACCTTATTCGCACAATGGCGGGCAATTTCTCCGGTGAGGCGATCGATGCGGTCGCCATTACCGCTCCGGCGCCCGCGGCTAAGGATTTTGACGGCGTCCTGACAAAACTGCCAAACTTGCCGAGCGTCACCGGCATGAATCTCAAAGCTGAGCTTTCGAAGGTCTTTGACCTGCCGATAACGATCGAAAACGACGCCACTGCCGCTGCCATTGGCGAAGCCTGGGTCGGTGCGACGCGCGGTGCTCGTGACTCGATCTGTGTCACGCTGGGCACCGGGATCGGCGGCGGGCTCATACTCAACGGCGAGCCGTATCGCGGCCCGGACGGCTCGGCGGGCGAGCTCGGCCATTTTTCAGTCGAGCCGGACGGGCCGCCTTGCAAGTGTGGCAGCCACGGCTGTGTTGAACAATATGCCTCGGCTACCGCGATCGTGCGAATGGCCGCTGAGAAAGGGTTGATGAGACAGAACGCCGAGGACGTTTATAAGGACTGGCAGAACGCCGACGAACGCGCCGTGGCCGTTTTCACGGCGATGGGACGTTATTTGGGAATCGTCCTCGCCGGCCTGATCAATACGCTCAATCCCGACGCGATCGTCATCTGCGGTGGCGCATCGGGAGCGTGGGACGCCTTTCTTCCGTCGCTGACCGATGAGATCCATCTACGGGCCTATCCGGCGCCGGCCGCCCGAGCACTCATCGTCCGGGGCGAACTCGGAGACAATGCCGGCCTCATCGGCGTCGCTCGCTCGGCGTTCCTGTCTCTCGAAGCTTGCAAATCCTGA
- a CDS encoding substrate-binding domain-containing protein, whose amino-acid sequence MKKYYFLLLVIPLVLWNCTSSPADKRVRIGFAMDTLKEERWQRDHDAFKAQCAKMNVDCEITVADNKADKQANDVDNLLTKGIDVLVIAPHDATQAAAMVDKAKAQGIPVISYDRLINSDKIDVYISHQVPVIGQRIAEYAIQKVPKGNYVIVDGSSKDNNAVIMKKEYMKLLRPLVDKGDIKIVAENFIDDWKPELALNFAENALTQNNDNIQAFVVSNDGMAGGVISALAKRGLAGKVLVTGQDAGLEALQNIAEGRQTMTVYKPIIPLATMAVESAIKLAKKEKLETKPFTNDYLKKDVPAILLEVTAVEKANLMDTVIKDGYARYEDVYKNVPEADRPKRP is encoded by the coding sequence ATGAAGAAATACTACTTTCTGTTGCTGGTCATCCCGCTGGTTCTCTGGAATTGTACCAGTTCTCCCGCCGATAAACGCGTTCGCATCGGCTTCGCGATGGATACGCTCAAGGAAGAACGATGGCAGCGGGACCACGACGCCTTCAAGGCACAATGTGCCAAGATGAACGTCGATTGCGAGATCACAGTTGCCGACAATAAGGCCGACAAACAGGCCAATGACGTCGATAACCTCTTAACGAAGGGCATCGATGTGCTCGTGATAGCCCCGCACGACGCGACGCAGGCTGCAGCGATGGTCGATAAGGCTAAGGCGCAGGGAATCCCGGTAATTAGCTATGATCGCCTGATCAACTCGGACAAGATCGACGTTTATATCTCGCATCAGGTGCCGGTCATCGGGCAAAGGATCGCTGAGTATGCGATACAGAAGGTTCCCAAAGGGAATTATGTGATCGTCGATGGATCTTCGAAAGACAACAATGCCGTGATAATGAAAAAGGAGTATATGAAGCTGCTCCGGCCGCTCGTCGATAAAGGTGACATCAAGATCGTGGCGGAGAACTTTATTGATGACTGGAAGCCTGAGCTTGCCCTTAATTTTGCCGAAAATGCCCTGACACAGAACAACGACAACATACAGGCATTTGTCGTTTCGAATGACGGTATGGCCGGTGGCGTTATCTCGGCGTTGGCAAAACGCGGCCTTGCGGGCAAGGTTCTCGTTACGGGCCAGGACGCGGGGCTCGAGGCTCTTCAGAACATCGCTGAAGGCCGGCAGACGATGACGGTTTACAAGCCGATCATCCCGCTTGCCACAATGGCGGTCGAATCGGCGATCAAGCTTGCCAAAAAAGAAAAGCTCGAGACAAAGCCATTCACGAATGACTATTTGAAGAAGGACGTCCCGGCGATCCTACTGGAAGTAACTGCCGTTGAGAAGGCGAACCTCATGGACACCGTGATCAAGGACGGTTACGCGAGATACGAGGACGTTTATAAGAACGTCCCCGAGGCCGACCGGCCAAAGAGGCCTTAA
- a CDS encoding UDP-glucose/GDP-mannose dehydrogenase family protein, giving the protein MHIAVVGTGYVGLVTGACFAEFGVDVTCIDVDQDKVSKLKQGIIPIYEPGLDAIVEKNAAAGRLHFTTDIAEAVGPAQVVFLAVGTPPKADGSPDMSFYQQAARDVARAMKDYKVLVTKSTVPVGTGKWLREFVTENLTYETEFGVASNPEFLREGAAIADFMRPDRVVIGSNEARAIEVMKDLYRPLYLIETPIVITSLEAAELIKYAANAFLATKITFINEIANLCDAIGCDVHDVARGMGMDNRIGRKFLHPGPGYGGSCFPKDTRALTTVADSFGVETRIVDAVIDANDNQRLAMLPKIESLIGDLSGKRIGVLGLSFKPETDDMRESPAIDIIKEIQSRGATVRAYDPVAMDEARHYLPDIEYATDEYDAISGADCLVIVTEWNQFRALDMEKVKELLAAPRIADLRNVYEPADMRALGFEYIGVGR; this is encoded by the coding sequence ATGCATATTGCAGTCGTTGGAACCGGTTATGTAGGCCTTGTGACCGGCGCATGTTTCGCGGAGTTTGGTGTCGACGTTACCTGTATTGACGTCGATCAGGACAAGGTCAGCAAGCTCAAACAGGGCATCATCCCGATCTACGAACCGGGACTCGACGCTATCGTTGAGAAGAACGCAGCCGCCGGACGGCTGCATTTTACGACCGATATCGCTGAGGCTGTCGGCCCGGCTCAGGTCGTCTTTTTGGCCGTCGGCACACCGCCAAAGGCGGATGGCTCACCGGATATGAGCTTTTATCAACAGGCGGCAAGAGATGTTGCCCGGGCGATGAAAGATTACAAGGTCCTGGTGACGAAATCGACGGTTCCCGTGGGCACCGGCAAATGGCTTCGCGAATTTGTAACCGAGAACCTGACGTATGAGACTGAGTTCGGCGTGGCGTCAAACCCTGAGTTCCTGCGTGAAGGCGCGGCCATCGCCGACTTTATGCGCCCCGATCGCGTCGTGATCGGAAGTAATGAAGCAAGGGCGATCGAGGTGATGAAAGACCTTTACCGCCCGCTCTACCTGATCGAAACGCCGATCGTAATAACCTCGCTCGAGGCAGCGGAACTGATCAAGTACGCCGCGAACGCATTTCTCGCGACCAAGATCACCTTTATCAATGAGATCGCAAATCTCTGCGACGCCATCGGCTGTGATGTCCACGATGTCGCCCGAGGGATGGGAATGGACAACCGCATCGGCCGCAAGTTTTTGCATCCGGGCCCCGGTTATGGCGGCTCGTGCTTCCCTAAGGACACACGTGCCTTGACGACGGTTGCTGACAGTTTTGGTGTCGAGACACGAATCGTAGACGCGGTCATCGATGCGAACGACAACCAGCGCCTAGCGATGCTGCCGAAGATAGAGTCCCTCATCGGCGATCTAAGCGGCAAACGGATCGGCGTCCTTGGACTGTCGTTCAAGCCCGAGACCGACGACATGCGCGAATCGCCGGCCATTGATATCATCAAAGAGATCCAGTCCCGCGGGGCGACCGTCAGGGCCTATGACCCGGTGGCAATGGATGAGGCACGCCATTATTTGCCGGACATTGAGTACGCCACCGATGAATACGACGCGATCAGCGGAGCCGACTGTCTGGTGATAGTGACCGAGTGGAACCAATTTCGCGCGCTCGATATGGAGAAGGTCAAGGAACTGCTCGCTGCTCCGCGGATCGCCGATCTGCGCAACGTTTATGAGCCCGCTGATATGCGTGCGCTTGGGTTTGAATACATCGGCGTAGGCCGATGA